Part of the uncultured Desulfobacter sp. genome, TGTCTTGGCGCACCTCGTCCAGCCGGTTGCCTGCGTTATTGTAAAGATAGTACAGGGTGCCTTCGGCCGTTGTCAGGGTCAACCGGTTGCCCACGCCGTCGTAGGTGTAGGTTCTGTCATCGGCCGTGCCGGGATAGTCGGCCCCGGTCAGGCGGTAGAGGGCATCGTAAGTATAGGTGATGGTCCCTGACGCATCTGTGGCCGTCAGAATGTTGCCGATGTTGTCATGGGTGTAAGTGACGGTATGGCTGTACTTGTCCCCGGCACTGGTGTTTTTCAGTTGGGTGAGGCGGTTGTCGTCATCATATTTATAAGAGGTTTTGGCCTGGTTGGACAGGATGCGGTCCAGCAGGCGTCCGGCCGGGTCATAGTGGTAGGAGGCCTGGAGGTAGTTTTGATTGCGCATGGCCACCAGGCGGTTGGCAGAGTCGTACTGGTATTCGGTGATGTCGCCTTCATAGCCGGTTTTGGTCCGGATGTTGCCCACGGCATCATAGTCCCAAGACATGTTTTTTGCCCCCACCCCGAACCGGAAATCATTTCTGGCTGTCGGCCGGTGGAGATCGTCAAAGGAGCGCATGAGAATATCATACTGGTTTGTATGGACAAAATTGTAGACCGAAGAAAAGCTCGGATCACCGTAGGAATTATAATCATACCGGATGGTAATGTCGTCATCGGTCAATTCGACATTCGTGATTCGGTTCAATTCATCATAGGTATATTCGGTCATCCGGCCGGTGCGGTCGGTTTGGGAGAGCCTGTTGCCGGCCTCATCATAGGTAAAGGTGGTGGTCTTGTCTTCCGGGATTTCATGAATGGGATCAATCACTTGCCGCAGCCGTCCCAGACCATCATAGACAAAGGTGGAGGTGCGGCCTTCGGCATCGGTGACGCCGGTCATGTTGCCCAAAAGATCGTAGGTATAACGGGTTTCACCGTCGCGGGCATCCACTGTCTTTTCCAGCCGGTTGAATTCGTCATATTCGTTATATATTGTGGCGTTGTAGCTGTTTTTGGGCTGAAGCCCTGCCAGGGCATTGGCATCGGTGAGGTGGGTGAGGTTACCGTTGTTGTCGTATTCATAATGGGTTTCAAATCCCAGTGGTGTGATCTCTTTGGTTTTGCGTCCCAATGCATCATATTCAAAAGCGGTTATATTCCCGTTGGCATTAATGGATTGTACCACCCGGCCCGCCAGGTCATAGACCGTTTCGGTCCGGTTGCCGTTGGCGTCGATGATTGCGGTCTGCCGGTTCATGGCATCGTATTCGTACCGGGTGGTATGGCCGTTGGCGTCGGTGACTTCAATGAGATTGCCGGATTTGTCATATTCGTAATGGGTCTCTTTGCCGTCCAGGTCGGTTGTCTTGATCAAGCGGTCTGCCGCATCATAGGTGTTGGTGACATAAGTCCGGGTGTCATACTCCGTTTCATTGAGCTTGTAATGGACTGTTTCCTGGTACACCTTGCCGTTGGCGTCATAGACGGTTTCCCGGATATTGCCCAGAGAGTCTGTTGTTTCGGTGACCCGGCCCAGGCTGTCATAATCATAGGTTGTGGTAAGGTCTATCAGGGTTGGGTCCGTTGGTGATGTTTTGCGGGCAAGGGTTTCGGTTTTTTTGCGGCCCAGATCGTCCCAGGTGTAGGAGACGGTGTAAGATTCCCCTTAAGGCCATCCCGTAACGGTCATGCTTTGGAGATTCAGCCCGTTGTCCTGGTAGATGTAATCCGTGACCCGGTTTTTATCCGGATCATTTTGATCGATGTATTCGGTTTTTTGTTTGAGATTGCCGTCTGCGTAATAGGTGCGGCTCTCCAAGGTGACGGTCCGGCCGTCGATTATTGCTTCGGCTTTTTCAAGTTTGCCTTTGACAGCGCCTGTGCCGGTATTTGTTGTGTTGTAATAGCTATATATTCTTTCATTGCCGTTTTTATCCTTGACCTGGGTGATCTGGTCATAAATGCCGTAATCGTAATCCACGTTATTGGCATAGGCATCCTGTTCACGGGTCACGTTGCCGTATGTGTCGCTTGCGGCACCGTCAAGGGTGCGGCTTGAGTTGTAGGAGTAAAGTGCTTGATACCCCAAGGCATCGGTCTTTTGATACCGCAGGCCGTCTTCATTTTCCGGGGACTTCATTTTCCGGAGACAGTATATGTATTATCAGAAATAGACATACTGTCCCCGGAATCCGGCGGTAATCCCCCATATGCGTTTGCGCTTTTCCATATGCACCAGTCTTTGATTCCACATAATGGGAATCTAAGTAGGACAGGAAAATATTCTTTGTCAACAAAAGTTTGAAAAATAAACAAAAAACTTTTCCAGCATAAAACGCAATTATTTCCGGGCCTTTTTTTATAAAACTTCAGTTTTGGTAACATCCGGCTGAAGAATACGCAGATCAACTGAAGAATTAAACAACTGCTGCCGTTGATCTCCCCGGTTTTCTCAAAACACGGGCAGGCTTATTCCGATCTGCCGGAAACTGGGAAATTGGGGGTTAGGACTCTCGATTAGAGGAGAATATTGCTAAAATAACAGCCGCGACAACGACACATGCACTTCCAAAGATTCCAATTTCATATAAGGGAATCTCGGAAAGCCGCAGAGACGTTTTCGGTAAAATTTTCACGTTCAGTGCAGCAAAATTATTAGCCAGCGCAGATAGTTTCTTAGCCAACACAACTATCCAGCCGCCGACAGCAACCACTGAAACCAGGAGCAGGATCAGCAAACTGCGTCCATAGGTGTACCCCGATGAAAACCGGCCGCTAAGCAAGGAGCCGAATCCGATGCTTACTCCCACCAGCAATAAAGACAGGGACATCATCAGGCGGTGAGTGAATGCTTCCTGCAGCGAGATAGCTGTTGTGTGCTGCCCCGCTCGAACCGTCACGAAGCGAAGTATCCCGTCGTAGCTAAACCATCCCGCAACAAAAAATAAGCCCATAAGCACGATAGCACTTAAAATTATAGATTTCCGTGACATTAGTTCAATTCCGTGAAGGTTCAGGTTGTATAAGCCTACTAAGAACACGCCGCCGATCAGTAATATTCGGAAATGTGAGTTGATTGTTTGCACGATTATACACGCCAACAGATACAGGTGGGGGTGCGCCCCCAACCATCTCGAATATGGCTTGAGGATTCCCGTATAATTTTACCGATGGAATCGGATCGTTTCCATAAACAAAAGGCGATGGTGGTGCACCTAAATCGTATTGTTTAGTCCAGGAATCGGGAAACAAACTCCCAACTTTTGGAAGTGGATTTAAAAGATTTTTAAATCCAGCGTACACTCTAACGAATTGTTTCTCACCAGTCGGATGACTTGTAATTTGTTTCCCCGGCATCAAAAATTCTTGAATATACTGCCATGCCCCAGGTGGGTTAGACATGTGCTTTCCATCAAAAAATATGTCATGAACATCGCAGACTTGGATCACCCGGCGATACAGCTGGTACAACCCTGGGCCGATAGTGCCACCGACGGCAGAAGGTAATCCGGCCTTGGGATGTATTTGCTCAATGATGACATAAGTGGGTTGCAGTGTACAAAGTTTTGGTTCAGTCACTTTTCCATCCTTTAAGATGTGATACGAAACTTATTTATTATTTAATAGAGCATTAGTAGGGAGGATCCTAATTTTTCATTTAACGATGGATGAATAGATTTTATAAAGATATTTCTCCCTGCCCCCAAGACAGTTTGGATTACCCGTATCAGAGAATAGCAACTCAAGTCAAGATTTAAATTACCCAGCTAAAATTTTCGTTTCAAATGAGCGTAGATCAGGCAGTTGGTATTTTCCGGGGACAGTATACACTCGATGTTCGAGTTTTTTAAATTTGACTGCCAAACAATCCTTGATTAGAATCAGGCTACTTTTTTTTGGAAGCGCACCAAAGATGGAGATGGCTTCATTTGAGGAAAAGTACGGCTGCTCATATGTTTTGTAGAAGGATTGAAAGGAATAATATTATCAATGCGTTCTTTTAACTTATCAAGCTTCTGTTCATTGATTTCGTTTCCACAGAAATCCTGGACAAATTGAACTAAGGCTTCTGTATGAATCCGCTGGGATAGGCTTCCCACACTCCATGCAGGAAGTTTGTTTTCCAGGCGGGCTTTCTGGTGATGATGGAAGAACAATGCATGATCTAACAGCAGGCTCAGGATCAAGGAACTCCGAGATCCATCTTCGCCTGTATGCTTGGTCAGCTTGCCCCATCCTTCATGACCTTTCCAGTCCTCAAAGAAAACCTCTATCAACCAGCGGAAGAAGTATGCTTGAACAATATCCAATGTTCTCCAACTCAAGTCAGAGGCTAACAAATAACGTGGTTTTTTCTCATCAGGATACTGCATGGCGATCACAAAACGCTTGGCATTGTGAGACGGCACATACAGGCGAGCCGATGAGATAAAAATTTCAATATCTTCTTTACCTCGAACCGATACCTTTTGAGATATCAGAGGATAAGATTCAAAAAACTTTTGTACTGAAATTATGCGGTTTTTAAACCGTACATTTTGATTATACTTCATTTTGGTGATGGTTTGAGTATTACCAAAGATGAGGGAACTACCATCAACAAATTCAGCGTGTCCATAAAGACCATCTGCCAAAATTGCTTTGATTTTAATGTCCGGATGTTTTTTATGAAATATGTTCAAAAGCTCAAGAGCCAATTGAACCTTCGTTGGGTATTCAGGGTTCCTCTGTGGCTCCTTGGGTCGCTTTTTCTTAGGTATCTTCTTTTTTTTAAGACGGTCATCTTTCTTTTTCCAAGCTTTCCACAATGGGTCCGGGTGATAAAATTCAAAACCCACGGGAAAAGAGGCCACTGGTGTTACCAAAAATAAAAATACAATGCATTGTCCGTCTAAAAAACCACCGGTGAGTTTATCTTTAAGCTTGTGAACTTTATATATTTTTTTTGTGGACTTTGATCGGGCACGGTCTACATCATCTAAGCAAAGAGCCCCGTCCTTGATGCCATAATGCTTCAAAATATTACACGTACTCTGCTGCAGTAAGTGATCGAAGCTGATTTTTGAATTTCGGAACATCCAGGAAAGAGCTGAAAAACGGAATTTCCCCAAACTGATTCGTTCAAATCGCTTCCAGCAAATACTGTTGGTTAACAAAACACCACTTAAACAAAAACTTAGCCACAGTTTTTGCTTTTTGGATAGCACATAATTGGGGTTCTTTTTCATCAATTCTTGATTTATGCATTCAAGATAGTTTTCAATAAAGGGCAGCGGGCGTTCGAGGAGCATCTCTATCATGAATTTTTTTAAAAGTTCATACCAAAAAATTAACTTCTTTAGCACATTTTTATGTCAACCTCAAAAAACTCGAACACCGAGTATACATATTAGCAGAAATAGATATACCCCGGAATCGTCTTGGCCTTCTCATCCCTTCTTTTTAACCGCTAAAACTTCGGGCCTATCCCTGCTTCATCATCAGCAACTAGTATTTCCCAGTAAGCAGTATCAGTTAACTCTGCGTTGGCTGATACAAAATTAATAAAACTATCATATTCTTCCTGTGTCATTGGATTTTTTTGCATTTCAACCGGATTTCTGCGATTTGCGGCTAACGTTTCAAGTTTTTCTATAACCAATAAAAAATCGGCATAAGTACCACTTATAAGTTCAGGAGACCAAATTCCTTCCCCGTGAGCGGCAGTATAAACAGGGAAATTAGAGTTACTACTATCTATAAAAATTGGATCACCGAAGCTGGAATCACGACCTATTACTGCCCAGGGCGATAGCCAATCGCCTTGCTCTTTCCCCACTAAGCTTGAGCCGTTTTCAAGTTTTGAATATCCTATTTGGCCTTGTTCTATCTCTAGTTCATTGAACAATTCGATACCATTATATCCGATGGCACTGGGCCTCTAACATTCGGATAATCAGGAAACGTATTAAAGCGCCAGTCTGACTTGTTGGTTTATACAGCTCTCTGCATGGATAAGATCCCTTCCAGAGAAAGCGGTTTTGCTAATATTCCCAAAGCAACAGCGGGGACCTCTCTTGTCGTCCAATGCGGACGGACATAGTTGTGAATTATTTGATGAACATCCAAAGTCCTTTGTAAGCCCTTTATCGTTTTTGCATAAGTGTTTGTTTTTCTCCTGAAGGTACTATTCTTTCGTCTGATTGCAGCGTTTTGAGCCTCAAGGTGGTTGGCATGGATTTCGAACTCCTTTAAATTTTGAGCCGTATCAAGATGTTCTCGCTGTGGCGCTTGGTATTTTGGACGCTTACGGCCTTTTTGGTGTTTTTGATCCCCTTTGTTTTTGACACGAACTCTGACTCCTTTAGGAAGAACCCTGGGGGGACGTCCTCTTTTGCCTGTTTTTAAAACCTCAGAGCATAACTCGAAAAGCGTATTACCATATCGCCTTTCACCATCTGAAAGAAATGACAAATCATCTGTATGATCGATATACTCGCATACGGTTTTCATAACTGATTTGAATAAGGATGTATCTTTTTTTCCACATCGTTGGTCGACAATAAATCGACTGGCTCTTTCTATAATGACCGCTGTCCAGCCTTCGGATTCCAATGGCATTGTCCGTTTACCGACGATGGTGTAGAGTTCATCTCCTTCAAATGTCAGGGATATAAATTCATGACAAAAACCATATAGCAACAATGTAGCTTTTTGGTCGGCAAATCTATTTTCCCATAGTGCAATGGTATTTTTGTTTGACCTCAAGACTCTGCCAGTTGCTCGAAGCCCAAGGCCTTCACCGCGAAGTCTCAATGCAGATGCAACCTTGCTGATGGGAGTTTTAATATTATTCATGGCGGTATTACGGGTTTCCGAAAACGAGTTTTTACAATTCCTACAGATATACAATTTCCGGATTCCATTGTGTATGGTCGGATAATGTTTAAAAACCGATGTGTCAGATGAGCAGCAGTATGGGCATTGGAGCGGGGTAATTTTTTTCATAGCCGCTGTTAATCACATCATCCATATAAGATCAATCCTCATTCAAAAGAAAAGTGTGTTCAACGGTTCAGGCCCAGTGCCGATCTATCATCATCGCCATTATTCAACATCGTTGACGGCGAAAGACTTTTCCTGTTCATTATATACAATTTCTTTGGTCTTTCCGCGCCGGATCACGGAAACCGTGATATCGGAATCCCCGTCCATACGGTCCATCATGCTTTCCAGATCTTGCGGACTTGTAACTTCAATATCGTCCACAGCCTGGACAACATCTCCGTTTTTCAAGCCGAGGGCCTGGGCTGAGGCGCCTCGTCTGATGCCGTAAATCATCACGCCGGACTCCCGGCCATTGCCATAGTAAGCACGGGTTTTAAACGGTGGTTGTTCGGGGGCGGGTTCAATGTCGCCTGTCAGTTCTTTGACTGCATCAAGATCAACTTGTTTTTTTTGAGATGCGGCGGGTTGGTGCTGTTGTTTCAGGCTGGCGTGAGGGGGGCTTGTACGCTTTCCACGGTTTGGCCTAAGATCCTGGTGTGCATCTAAAATCTGATCTTTCCCGTTGACCGATAATATGATTTGATTTCTTAAAATTGATTTGATTGTCCCATTTTGAATTGTATCTCCCACGTTGTAAAGCGTCTGTTTTTTATTATTGGCCTCCTCTATAACAGCCCATCCTTTATTCTTTTTGCCTGGTGTTGTCACCGTCCCCCAAAGGGTAATTTTAAGGTTGGTTTTTTCCAGTTGTGATATGTTTTCAGGTTGAAGGTTTTGATGCTTGTCCACTTCGACATCGAACAGATTTCGACGTGTGATGGTGCGCTGGGCATCATTTAATTTTGCAGTTTGTCTTTTTGAAACGTTGGGTTCCCGCATTTCGGGTGCCGCCGGTGAATCCGTTATCTTTTGCCTTACTTTATCCCTGGGACCAACTAAGGCATAAACCTGGAATGCCACCAGAGCTGTTAGAGCGGTCAATATCGTGTAAAAAATGAATTTCATGATGGCTAAAAGTAAATTGCCCTGCACGCTTGCGGCAGGGACGCGTATATACCATGCACTTCACGGCAGTTCGATGGGAACAGCATCAGCTAAAGACCGCAGATGGAATTAATTGGGCAAAACCCGGCCGGGGTTAAAAACTATAGCTGATTTCAACACCGTAAGTTGCGCCCACATCACGCAGGCAGCCCCACTGGGCAAATTTTGGAAATCCTTTGTTGTTGGTTGCGTATTCGTCATCCGTGATGTTTTTACCAAAGAGGGTTACCTTGACATCATTGAAAAGCTTCCGGCTGACACTTAAGTTCACTGTGGTGAAATCCCCCACAGTGTATCCGTAACTTGAATAGGGCCCGACGTGAAGAATCGTCAAGTCGCTGCGCCATTCACCATAATGCCAGTTGAGGCGGCCGCTGAATTTATTTTCCGGATTTTCAGTCCCATTGTTCCCGTCCTCTTCGGTGTCCACAAAATGTGTCCATCCCAATTCATATCCCAGGATGTCCTTGTAAAAACGGCCTTTAATGCTCAATTCAAAACCGTACAGTTCCCGGTCCTGTGCATCATATACCGTTACGTCCGTGGGATCTCCGGTAACCGGATCAAGGATGGGATCTCCATTGGCATCCGTGCTGAGGGTGGCCGCCGAGATCTTGGCATTTTTAATATTATAGTAAAATGGGGTTGCCGAGACCTGGATGGCCTTGTTGAATTTGGCTGCCACCCCCACTTCGTAGCGATGGCGCTGTTCATCGGGCAGTTCGGAATCATCAACGGTTGTCAGCACATCCGGCGTCGGTGTCAAGTTAAACGAATAGCGCGCCGTCAATTTCCATATGGGATTGAGCTGCCAGGCATTGCCCAGGGAAGCGACAAAGGCCTCATCGGTCCACTCCCCGTCGGACAGTTTTACCTGTGTGCCGTTGGACAGGTATGTATCTCCCCCTTGAACAATTTTCTTTTTATCCACCCGCAAGGCCGCATCAATGGACCACCACGCTTTGATCTTATAGGCATCGGTCACATATGCCCCATAAATCTCTTCCTCCCGGGGTGAGGAAGCGCGCTCAATAAATTGAAACCAACTGACCATTTGCGTGCCGATTTTGAAGGTATTGCGATCCGTGGCAATGGAATGGGTAAGATTCCACTCACTGGAACGGTCTTTGGCATCGTCACCCGTTGCCGATTTATCATCAATGGTGTACCTATAGCCCGTGCACTCGGTTCTATTCCAGCCATAGGTCAGTGAGGTGGTATGATGTTCATTCCAGGGCCGGGTCAGGTTGATGGACATCAGCAGGGTATCAATGGGATCGTATTCCCAGGCATTTTCATTCAACTCTCCGGTGTAGATGCTCTCGTGGCGTTGGATCTCCCTGGCAGCCGTGTTGTAGTAAAGAGAGATGCTTGCCAGAAGTGCATCACTGTTAAAACCGCCGTTAAACAGTAAGGTATCCCCGGTATAGCCGTTGTTCCACGCGTCTCTTCCCTGGCTTTGGGTCCGCTGGTACCCTGCGCTGAAGGTGAACCGGTCGTCCTGCCACGAATGGCCGGTCACCGCCGAGGCTTTGAATGTGTCATAGGAGGCATAGCTTGCGCGGATCTGCGTGCCGTATTTTGTGTCCGGCCCTTTCTTCCGGGTCTCAATGATGATGAATCCCTGGTTGGGGGAACCTTCCTCTGCGGTACCAAACGACATCAGCGGTCCGATGGTGATCACCGATGCGTCACGCACAAATTTAATGGAATCGATCATCTCCACCGGGATATCTGAAATCATGCGCCGGGCCTCGTTTGATGTGAGATAGACACCGTTCAGAATAACGCTGACCGCATCCCCGCGACTGAAGGAAAAGGAATGAATTCTGGCGCCCTGTCGCCACATGTTCATGCCAAGGGAGTATTCGATGAGGTCTGTGACATCCCGGGGTTGAATGGCTTCAATATCTTCCCGGGTCAGGGTCTGGACGGCTTCCACGCTTTCAGGAAGATAAAAACGGCTTGAGGGCTCTACCTCTTCGGATGCAACCGTCTCCCCGATAACCGTCATGGACTCAAGTTCAGTGTTTTCATTTTTTTCCACCCCTTGTCCCCAGGCATTGAGGCTAAAACATTGCAAGAGAAAAATTAAAAGGGCCCAGTTCCATATTCTGCTCATCATTTTCTTCCTTGACTTAATTATCGGTATTGTTGGTTTTTATTTTTTTCGTGGATTCAGGCACATAGACCATTTCACCGCCCTCCAGCCTGTAGCACACGCCTAACCGCCGCCCGTTGCCGCCGGCATCCTCCCGGCTCATGGTGTACTTCTCCATTTTTTTGCCGTTTTTTTGTATGATCTCCATGTCGGCTTTTCCCGGGTTTTTTATGATGGTGACATCATCGGTACCCATCAGCAGTTCCGGAATGTTCAGTACATGGAAAATGCCTAAAATCAATGCCACGGCAAACACCATGGCCACATCAAACAGGTTGGCCACACCGGACATGGGATCATCGGCATCATTGTGGGACAACGAACGTTTACGGCGTGATCGTCTTGGTTTATAATACGGTTTCACCATGGCTATACCCCGGGACAGATCTGCTGAAACAGGTTGTCGAGAAACGCAATATCCATCTTGTACCAATGCTGGCGCACCACCAGGATCACCAGGCATACCGAGCCGGTTAACAGTCCGATCACGGTGGTGGAAAATGCCATAATCAGATTTTGGGCCATGGTTTCAAGGTTGCCGGTTGAAATGTTCATTAACGCAGGCCCCATGGGAATCAAGGTCCCCATCAGTCCCAGTACGGGCCCAAGGCGCACACCAAGCTGCACCAGCCGGCACCTGCGGGCCGCCTCCATTTCTACATCCGTAAAGGCCTTGTCCAGGTAGGCTGGATTTTCAGGATGTTCAACTGCTTTTTCCAAAAAGGCGGTCACGGTTTCAGGACAGATCTGCAGGTTCCCGGACAGGGTTTCCAGCATCCCCTCCGGATTGGTCTGTTTTGATATCAATGCATATTGAAAGGTTTCCCATTGCCCTGCTTTGGCCCTGCGATGGACCCATTCGTGCAGGAACATGCCGGTTTCAAATAGAATAACGGCAAAGAGCAATAACAGGCAGACCACCACAGGAATTTTGAGAATCATGGTGATCTGGAACAGTATTTCCATTAAAACGGGCATTATTTTTTCCTTATCCCTTTAACGATAAACCCGGCAAAAATAATGGCCATTATGCCCAAGGCAATGAGATACAGCATCATGTGATCATGGGACGTGTTGCTTTCTTCCTTTGTTTTATCCGGTCGTTCCATTTGCTCGTGGACCATCTTCTTTCCCTGGACCTGCTGCTCTCCCTGGGTCTGTTCCGGGGGCAGGGTCATCTGGGCCACCTTCTTTTTGAAAGACTCGGCCAGGGCATTAAGTTCGGGCTTTCCCGGGGCTGTCAGTTGCCGGTTTACAAATTGTTCAAGTTTTTCATTGCCCCCTGCCCGGATGCCCGAGCCGGTGCCGTGGTCCACAACAGACTGGGCATAGGCCTGGACTATTTGTTCCAAAGTTTTTTCATCCGCCTGCCAATATCCCTTTCTCACGGTTTCCAGCAGGGTCACCGTGATGTCCTGGAACGCATGGGGATTATTTTTTTCAAACCATTGGAAAAGCCCCAGATCAAAACTGTCCTTTACATAGACATCGGTGACCCGCTGCCAGTCCCGGTCGGTGATGGTATTTTCCCGGGTAATCTCCCAGCCCATGAGATTGCCGGTATCCTTGGCCAGCACCGTGGCCCCGGCATACCCCTCTTTCATCAACGCTTTTATCCACTTGGGATTGAGCAGCCGGGCATTGAGATCCATCTTAACGGCATCTTCGGCACGGACAATGCCCGGGTTGTCCGGATTTCGTACGTCCATATACAGATAATCCGGTTCTTTTCCGGTTGATTCTTTGATGGCCAAAGACATCATCCCTTCCACCCACCAGGAAAACTTGTTTCCCAGGGCAAAATCACGATTGTCATACCAGCTTCTGATAATGGATTCGGTACCCTGGATGGCCTGGTCAAAGGCCTGGGGCGCACTTTCTCCCCAGTGGTCTTTGGTATACACATGCTTGCAATACTTGAGGTATACATCCAGAAGATCCTTTCGGGAGTCCCATTCCCCGGTGCGGTCGGCCAGGTAGAAAAACCAGTTATGGCTGTCCTGGATTTCGTCCTTTTCCGTTCCGAACATACGCGCCAGAGAAAGGTCCCGGGCGGTTTTTTCAGATCGGCCCGATGCCGTCAGTGCTGACTGGATGGCCTGGCTGTTCCGGTAGACATAGTTGTCCTTTTCCTTGTGGGAGGCTGCCAGCCGGATCGCCTTATCCATGAATTTCATCAGGGAGGGCAGCTCTTCTCTGTAAACGCTTCGGGCGGACAGGAACACATCAATGCGGGGCCGTCCCAACTCTTTGGCGGGAATTAACGCCACATCCCGCACCCGGTTCTTTGTATCCCACACCGGACGCACCCCCATGAGATACAAAATCTGGCACTCGGTGATCCCGTAATCACTGTAGGTGGCATAGGGCACCAGGGAAAAGGCGATTTTTTCAGGGTAGCGGCCCTTTGCCTTTAATTCGTTGGCCAGGTATGTTTTCATCAATTGGGTGCCAAGCTCCCAGGATGCCCGGGTGGGCAGTTCAGCAGGATTGAGCACCACCATGTTTCTGCCGGTGGGAATTACCCCCGG contains:
- a CDS encoding type II secretion system protein N, giving the protein MKFIFYTILTALTALVAFQVYALVGPRDKVRQKITDSPAAPEMREPNVSKRQTAKLNDAQRTITRRNLFDVEVDKHQNLQPENISQLEKTNLKITLWGTVTTPGKKNKGWAVIEEANNKKQTLYNVGDTIQNGTIKSILRNQIILSVNGKDQILDAHQDLRPNRGKRTSPPHASLKQQHQPAASQKKQVDLDAVKELTGDIEPAPEQPPFKTRAYYGNGRESGVMIYGIRRGASAQALGLKNGDVVQAVDDIEVTSPQDLESMMDRMDGDSDITVSVIRRGKTKEIVYNEQEKSFAVNDVE
- a CDS encoding IS1 family transposase is translated as MNNIKTPISKVASALRLRGEGLGLRATGRVLRSNKNTIALWENRFADQKATLLLYGFCHEFISLTFEGDELYTIVGKRTMPLESEGWTAVIIERASRFIVDQRCGKKDTSLFKSVMKTVCEYIDHTDDLSFLSDGERRYGNTLFELCSEVLKTGKRGRPPRVLPKGVRVRVKNKGDQKHQKGRKRPKYQAPQREHLDTAQNLKEFEIHANHLEAQNAAIRRKNSTFRRKTNTYAKTIKGLQRTLDVHQIIHNYVRPHWTTREVPAVALGILAKPLSLEGILSMQRAV
- a CDS encoding transposase, producing the protein MIEMLLERPLPFIENYLECINQELMKKNPNYVLSKKQKLWLSFCLSGVLLTNSICWKRFERISLGKFRFSALSWMFRNSKISFDHLLQQSTCNILKHYGIKDGALCLDDVDRARSKSTKKIYKVHKLKDKLTGGFLDGQCIVFLFLVTPVASFPVGFEFYHPDPLWKAWKKKDDRLKKKKIPKKKRPKEPQRNPEYPTKVQLALELLNIFHKKHPDIKIKAILADGLYGHAEFVDGSSLIFGNTQTITKMKYNQNVRFKNRIISVQKFFESYPLISQKVSVRGKEDIEIFISSARLYVPSHNAKRFVIAMQYPDEKKPRYLLASDLSWRTLDIVQAYFFRWLIEVFFEDWKGHEGWGKLTKHTGEDGSRSSLILSLLLDHALFFHHHQKARLENKLPAWSVGSLSQRIHTEALVQFVQDFCGNEINEQKLDKLKERIDNIIPFNPSTKHMSSRTFPQMKPSPSLVRFQKKVA
- a CDS encoding TonB-dependent receptor plug domain-containing protein produces the protein MMSRIWNWALLIFLLQCFSLNAWGQGVEKNENTELESMTVIGETVASEEVEPSSRFYLPESVEAVQTLTREDIEAIQPRDVTDLIEYSLGMNMWRQGARIHSFSFSRGDAVSVILNGVYLTSNEARRMISDIPVEMIDSIKFVRDASVITIGPLMSFGTAEEGSPNQGFIIIETRKKGPDTKYGTQIRASYASYDTFKASAVTGHSWQDDRFTFSAGYQRTQSQGRDAWNNGYTGDTLLFNGGFNSDALLASISLYYNTAAREIQRHESIYTGELNENAWEYDPIDTLLMSINLTRPWNEHHTTSLTYGWNRTECTGYRYTIDDKSATGDDAKDRSSEWNLTHSIATDRNTFKIGTQMVSWFQFIERASSPREEEIYGAYVTDAYKIKAWWSIDAALRVDKKKIVQGGDTYLSNGTQVKLSDGEWTDEAFVASLGNAWQLNPIWKLTARYSFNLTPTPDVLTTVDDSELPDEQRHRYEVGVAAKFNKAIQVSATPFYYNIKNAKISAATLSTDANGDPILDPVTGDPTDVTVYDAQDRELYGFELSIKGRFYKDILGYELGWTHFVDTEEDGNNGTENPENKFSGRLNWHYGEWRSDLTILHVGPYSSYGYTVGDFTTVNLSVSRKLFNDVKVTLFGKNITDDEYATNNKGFPKFAQWGCLRDVGATYGVEISYSF
- a CDS encoding RHS repeat-associated core domain-containing protein; translated protein: MYQETVHYKLNETEYDTRTYVTNTYDAADRLIKTTDLDGKETHYEYDKSGNLIEVTDANGHTTRYEYDAMNRQTAIIDANGNRTETVYDLAGRVVQSINANGNITAFEYDALGRKTKEITPLGFETHYEYDNNGNLTHLTDANALAGLQPKNSYNATIYNEYDEFNRLEKTVDARDGETRYTYDLLGNMTGVTDAEGRTSTFVYDGLGRLRQVIDPIHEIPEDKTTTFTYDEAGNRLSQTDRTGRMTEYTYDELNRITNVELTDDDITIRYDYNSYGDPSFSSVYNFVHTNQYDILMRSFDDLHRPTARNDFRFGVGAKNMSWDYDAVGNIRTKTGYEGDITEYQYDSANRLVAMRNQNYLQASYHYDPAGRLLDRILSNQAKTSYKYDDDNRLTQLKNTSAGDKYSHTVTYTHDNIGNILTATDASGTITYTYDALYRLTGADYPGTADDRTYTYDGVGNRLTLTTAEGTLYYLYNNAGNRLDEVRQDSETGPLVYSFVYDDNGNCIEKRDGSGRLQMSFDYDQRNRMTAVQYGENAEPLSSYYYNADGYRTAKGLADGDPRRYYLEGESIEMVYTNGQSTQFNPKSSYLRGVVVDEVVNGYDYDAQGDKTNYTFHHDHLQSVTGLTGHNGDEIETVMYAPFGEIIDTVGTGSNDLGYTGRELDPETGMYYYRARYYDPKIGRFLGEDPLGFEAGVNFYTYVLNNPINFNDPTGHDVVTIGPKIAVSGWVAKAIQKTYEFVTGDKKDIAVSGMGAGIALSFPGLSGGEWDVGAYFTMDVNNNSLIAATPKQGVAKLTGQLGYKVGSVRDLRNMNQFEVSAQAYLYGGGVEYSYDDNFQEQYVSGVQFSFGPGAIAGISATPTTALSFRDVQNWFNKDESASGGFVLYPNKSNTNMLQSVYKK
- a CDS encoding DUF2149 domain-containing protein encodes the protein MVKPYYKPRRSRRKRSLSHNDADDPMSGVANLFDVAMVFAVALILGIFHVLNIPELLMGTDDVTIIKNPGKADMEIIQKNGKKMEKYTMSREDAGGNGRRLGVCYRLEGGEMVYVPESTKKIKTNNTDN